A genomic region of uncultured Methanobrevibacter sp. contains the following coding sequences:
- the rplJ gene encoding 50S ribosomal protein L16, which yields MVRAYTRRDYIRKTPNSRIVQYDMGNLKDEFPVSLSLAVKKPAQIRHNSLEAARIASNRLMQRAAGRMGYHLKLRVYPHQIVRENPMATGAGADRVQSGMRNAFGKPISVEAIVKKDQRVITIDCQEKNFEQAKVALKRAGMKLPVPCKIVVDKGADLIK from the coding sequence ATGGTTCGTGCTTATACTAGAAGAGATTATATTAGAAAAACCCCAAATTCAAGAATTGTACAATATGATATGGGTAACTTAAAAGATGAATTTCCAGTGTCATTAAGTTTAGCTGTTAAAAAACCAGCTCAAATCAGACACAACTCTTTAGAAGCTGCAAGGATTGCTTCTAACAGATTAATGCAAAGAGCTGCTGGTAGAATGGGTTACCACTTAAAATTAAGAGTTTACCCTCACCAAATCGTAAGGGAAAATCCTATGGCAACCGGTGCAGGTGCGGATAGGGTACAAAGTGGTATGAGAAACGCATTCGGTAAACCAATCAGTGTTGAAGCTATTGTTAAAAAAGATCAGAGAGTTATCACCATTGATTGTCAGGAAAAAAACTTTGAACAAGCTAAAGTTGCATTAAAAAGAGCAGGTATGAAATTACCAGTTCCATGCAAAATAGTTGTTGACAAAGGCGCAGATTTAATTAAATAG
- a CDS encoding KEOPS complex subunit Pcc1 — MKIKSKLTLNYKTKEAASLIYDSLEIDNENYVKGNVEDRTIEYEIDSHNLGSYLATVDDLISSEIVAEKIIDKTKS; from the coding sequence ATGAAAATAAAATCTAAATTAACACTGAATTATAAAACAAAAGAAGCTGCATCCCTAATATATGATTCATTGGAAATTGATAATGAAAATTATGTTAAAGGCAATGTAGAGGACAGAACTATCGAATATGAAATTGACAGCCATAATCTTGGAAGTTATCTTGCAACAGTTGATGATTTAATTTCTTCAGAAATCGTGGCCGAAAAAATAATTGATAAAACCAAATCATAA